A region of uncultured Anaeromusa sp. DNA encodes the following proteins:
- a CDS encoding UPF0280 family protein codes for MSSFEPRWYRKELHRSSLAPFAVRFRETDLWVAVPPRQNTATLRQYCEKIAASLWEELHAYILRDPVFLHSLTPHTPHFGAPPVALKMATAADKAGVGPMAAVAGAFAEEIAQQLMQKFKVQDIIVENGGDIYLAATQLRRIAIWAGASPLSGKLALELEPAQSPLSLCTSSATVGPSLSLGQADAVTILAKSGAVADAYATAVGNQVRSAADIEAALAYADAQKDILGCIIVIGDRIGAIGQVKLAPI; via the coding sequence ATGAGTTCCTTTGAGCCGCGCTGGTACCGCAAAGAGCTTCATCGGTCCAGCCTTGCGCCGTTTGCCGTACGCTTCCGTGAAACCGATCTCTGGGTAGCCGTGCCGCCGCGTCAAAACACAGCGACGCTACGCCAATACTGTGAAAAAATAGCCGCCTCTCTTTGGGAGGAACTGCACGCCTATATTTTAAGAGATCCGGTTTTTTTGCATTCTCTGACTCCCCATACACCTCATTTTGGCGCGCCGCCAGTGGCGTTAAAAATGGCAACCGCTGCGGACAAAGCCGGTGTAGGTCCTATGGCCGCTGTGGCCGGGGCCTTTGCTGAAGAAATAGCGCAGCAGTTGATGCAAAAATTCAAAGTCCAAGATATTATTGTTGAAAATGGCGGCGACATCTATCTGGCCGCTACCCAGCTTCGGCGCATTGCCATCTGGGCCGGCGCTTCACCGCTTTCCGGCAAGCTGGCCTTAGAGCTAGAACCAGCCCAGTCACCGCTAAGTCTCTGCACTTCTTCGGCTACTGTCGGCCCTTCCCTCAGCTTAGGCCAAGCCGACGCGGTCACCATCCTTGCTAAAAGCGGCGCGGTCGCTGATGCCTACGCTACCGCCGTCGGCAATCAAGTACGCTCCGCCGCCGACATTGAAGCTGCCTTAGCCTACGCCGACGCCCAGAAAGACATTTTGGGCTGCATTATCGTCATTGGCGACCGCATCGGCGCTATCGGCCAAGTAAAGCTAGCTCCTATATAA
- the phoU gene encoding phosphate signaling complex protein PhoU, translating into MTDQLQLTADVCQLHNMVHTALRDALTALLTLDITLAQEVREKEKEIDRTSVRLDEACIAWLNEHPSSSEVSRAVASVKIVAELERLGDYANNIAKMVRRRFCCYDMAPFENVLALIRLMMEHALSMLQDIMQAYGQADAEILLVSALHEKDNIVDQLCRDIYKEIIMAAMVHPWTLEAAIDLQIVVRFIERVADRTTNIAEWLHYAACGQRFEKEATGS; encoded by the coding sequence ATGACCGACCAACTCCAACTTACGGCAGACGTTTGCCAACTTCACAATATGGTACATACCGCATTGCGCGACGCCTTGACTGCGTTGCTTACCCTTGATATCACTCTCGCCCAAGAGGTTCGGGAAAAAGAAAAAGAAATTGATCGCACCTCGGTTCGTCTCGACGAAGCCTGCATCGCTTGGCTGAACGAGCACCCATCGTCGTCTGAAGTATCCCGCGCTGTCGCCAGCGTCAAAATCGTCGCTGAGCTAGAACGATTGGGCGATTATGCCAACAACATCGCTAAAATGGTGCGTCGGCGTTTTTGCTGCTACGACATGGCGCCTTTTGAAAATGTACTGGCCTTGATTCGTTTGATGATGGAGCACGCTTTGTCCATGCTCCAAGATATAATGCAAGCCTACGGCCAAGCGGACGCCGAAATCCTTTTGGTTTCCGCCTTGCACGAAAAAGATAATATTGTCGACCAGCTGTGCCGCGACATTTACAAAGAAATCATTATGGCCGCCATGGTCCATCCCTGGACGCTAGAAGCAGCTATTGATCTGCAAATCGTCGTTCGCTTCATCGAGCGCGTAGCCGACCGCACTACCAACATCGCCGAATGGCTCCACTACGCCGCTTGCGGTCAACGCTTTGAAAAGGAGGCAACCGGCTCATGA
- a CDS encoding HAD-IIA family hydrolase has product MMNDMERLHNLKYFALDMDGTIYLGQKLLPGALDFLQYLKTSGRKHLFLTNNSSKHKHSYVEKLQKLGINATDKEVMTSGEATALYLQAKNMKRVYLLGTPDLEEEFRQHDLTLTCDKPACVVLGFDQTLTYAKLTEACHLLREGVPFIATHPDINCPTNERSGYLPDTGAMLKLIEASTGVTPQLIIGKPHQEIINVLMSTLHCTKEETAMVGDRLYTDIQLAANSGVCGVLVLSGESTRSDVATSNAKPNFIFENVGELANALRTADAALAKTPVLA; this is encoded by the coding sequence ATGATGAACGACATGGAACGCTTACACAACTTAAAGTACTTTGCCTTAGACATGGACGGTACTATTTACTTGGGACAAAAGCTGCTCCCAGGCGCCTTGGATTTTTTGCAATACCTAAAAACCAGCGGACGTAAGCATCTATTTTTAACCAATAATTCTTCCAAACATAAGCACAGCTATGTAGAAAAGCTGCAAAAGCTGGGCATTAACGCTACCGACAAAGAAGTTATGACCTCGGGCGAGGCGACCGCGCTCTACTTGCAGGCTAAAAACATGAAGCGAGTCTATCTCTTGGGAACGCCTGATCTAGAGGAGGAATTCCGTCAACACGACCTGACGCTGACCTGCGACAAGCCGGCTTGCGTCGTCCTCGGCTTTGATCAGACCCTAACGTACGCCAAACTCACTGAAGCCTGCCATCTGTTGCGAGAAGGCGTCCCTTTCATCGCCACGCATCCGGATATCAACTGCCCTACCAACGAGCGTTCCGGCTATCTGCCGGACACGGGCGCTATGCTCAAGCTCATTGAAGCGTCTACCGGCGTAACGCCGCAGTTGATTATCGGCAAACCTCACCAGGAAATTATTAATGTCCTTATGTCTACCTTACATTGCACGAAAGAAGAAACCGCCATGGTCGGCGACCGTCTCTATACGGATATTCAGCTAGCTGCCAACAGCGGCGTCTGCGGCGTGCTGGTCCTCAGCGGCGAATCTACCCGCAGCGACGTAGCAACCAGCAACGCTAAACCTAATTTCATCTTTGAAAACGTCGGCGAACTGGCCAACGCGTTACGAACAGCCGACGCAGCCTTAGCCAAAACGCCTGTGCTAGCATAA
- a CDS encoding PAS domain-containing protein encodes MNHGELSPLQIIFQHMPTLSWMKDREGRFLEISTSFTRFCHKSPAEILGKTVQEIMPAFLSTVYEELDAAVLQSHMPKSRDHVYRENRAGSNWFDTQIIPIFHRNGSLSGTIGFSRKISRRKQLELKLENQQQFLRTMMDSIPDMLVFKDLQCQVLGCNKSCRELLYGVEEEQEVIGKTTWDILKDTHLAENCLKKDYEALLLNQPVKVEEQYTLVNGSVIDVETVKTPYHDKEGYVTGLIAISRDITERKRYEEELRCREQQTQRELHLAAQVQQDTLPGIVSLPEMRVDTLFLPYHTVSGDLFNYKWFAAEKTLRGYMVDVSGHGVATALQTASLKMLLDVQLLNGDTITEAHFQLINQRIQQYLQEDSFAGIAYFEFDLQKSLLTFISGGINFYLTANERHCSLVPVSSRFLGIFDDIDMQTITRPLKAGEVYCIMSDGVSDLLEIYGLEAQTGLSGYTRWLETLSQQPERCDDFSAVILEINQLPHQLRLPCIQHQQDLARAQTAIHEFLMNHSPEGEADLLEVAVNEALNNSFFASKKTSLRMRRYGNRLSIRVKDDGPGFDAHSLLLKLKNTKPENWYDDLGLDDHGRGILLMHASCDRVAYNAKGNEVLLLRRFPVSVSENAKPERQITCEC; translated from the coding sequence ATGAACCACGGAGAACTTAGCCCATTGCAAATCATCTTTCAACACATGCCTACATTATCTTGGATGAAAGATCGCGAGGGTCGGTTTTTAGAGATCAGCACCTCCTTTACCCGTTTCTGCCACAAAAGCCCTGCAGAAATTCTCGGCAAAACCGTTCAGGAAATCATGCCTGCCTTTTTAAGCACCGTTTACGAAGAGCTTGATGCGGCAGTACTACAGTCCCACATGCCAAAAAGTCGCGATCATGTGTATCGAGAAAACCGCGCCGGCAGCAATTGGTTTGACACCCAAATCATTCCTATTTTCCATCGAAATGGCAGCCTGTCCGGCACCATCGGCTTTTCCCGTAAAATCTCCCGTCGCAAGCAACTGGAGCTAAAGCTGGAAAATCAACAGCAATTTCTACGAACCATGATGGACAGCATCCCTGACATGCTTGTTTTTAAAGACCTGCAGTGCCAGGTTCTGGGGTGCAACAAATCTTGCCGCGAGCTTCTTTACGGCGTGGAAGAGGAACAAGAAGTCATTGGCAAAACTACTTGGGACATCCTTAAAGATACCCATCTGGCGGAAAACTGCCTTAAGAAAGACTATGAGGCACTGTTGCTGAATCAACCGGTCAAAGTGGAAGAACAGTATACCTTAGTCAACGGCAGCGTTATTGACGTGGAAACCGTCAAAACGCCCTACCATGACAAAGAAGGCTATGTCACCGGCCTAATCGCCATCTCCCGGGACATTACCGAACGCAAACGATACGAAGAGGAACTGCGCTGCCGCGAACAGCAAACACAACGAGAGCTGCACCTGGCCGCGCAAGTACAACAGGACACGCTGCCGGGCATCGTATCCTTGCCCGAAATGCGTGTGGATACTCTCTTTCTGCCATATCATACGGTAAGCGGCGACCTTTTCAACTATAAATGGTTCGCTGCCGAAAAGACGTTGCGCGGCTACATGGTTGACGTCAGCGGCCATGGCGTAGCTACCGCCTTGCAGACGGCCTCCTTAAAAATGCTGCTGGATGTTCAGCTTCTCAACGGCGACACTATTACGGAAGCTCATTTCCAGCTCATCAACCAACGTATCCAGCAATATCTGCAGGAAGACTCCTTCGCCGGTATCGCCTACTTCGAATTCGATCTGCAAAAGTCTTTGTTGACCTTTATTTCCGGGGGCATTAATTTTTATCTTACCGCCAATGAACGTCATTGCTCTCTAGTTCCTGTCAGCAGCCGCTTTCTGGGCATTTTTGACGATATTGACATGCAGACCATCACCCGCCCTTTAAAAGCAGGCGAGGTCTACTGCATCATGAGCGATGGCGTTTCTGATCTGTTGGAGATCTACGGCTTAGAGGCGCAAACCGGCCTATCCGGCTACACTCGCTGGCTGGAGACCTTGTCGCAGCAACCGGAACGCTGCGACGATTTTTCCGCCGTCATCTTGGAAATTAATCAATTACCACACCAGTTGCGCTTGCCGTGTATCCAACATCAGCAGGATCTGGCACGAGCACAGACAGCTATTCATGAATTCTTGATGAACCACTCTCCTGAAGGCGAAGCGGACCTGCTAGAAGTAGCCGTCAATGAGGCGTTAAACAATAGCTTTTTTGCCAGCAAAAAAACGTCTTTGCGCATGCGCCGCTATGGCAATCGTTTGAGCATTCGCGTCAAAGACGACGGGCCTGGATTTGACGCTCACAGCCTGCTGCTCAAACTAAAAAACACCAAGCCTGAAAACTGGTACGACGACTTAGGTCTTGATGACCATGGGCGCGGCATTTTATTGATGCATGCCTCCTGCGACCGCGTAGCTTACAACGCCAAAGGAAATGAAGTGCTGCTTTTGCGTAGATTCCCTGTGTCGGTGTCTGAAAATGCGAAACCCGAAAGGCAGATCACCTGCGAGTGTTAA
- a CDS encoding homocysteine biosynthesis protein, translated as MHNTKRRPTMSTQKSYEEINERIRKGQAVVLTAEEVSQMAQEQGVAAVARKVDVVTTGTFGPMCSSGAFLNFGHSEPPIRMKRVWLNDVPAYAGVAAVDAYIGATEVSDNDEHYGGAHVIEDLIAGKKVHLRATSPGTDCYPRRSIDTWISKDDLNECFLFNPRNAYQNYGAATNTSERILYTYMGMLLPRCGNVTYSTAGELSPLLNDPYLRTIGLGTRIFLGGTEGYIAWNGTQHNPSRPRNSCGIPTGGAATLSLVGDLKAMSPEFIRAAVFEKYGISLSVGVGIPIPVLDEDVARAVSVTNADIETSLFDYSVPSRNRPSLGVYNYEQLRSGSITFKGRTLRTAPMSSLPKARQIAGRLKEWITAGCFEVSRPVAPLPETAKLNSLEIRKEGE; from the coding sequence TTGCATAATACGAAAAGGAGGCCTACTATGTCCACGCAAAAAAGCTATGAAGAAATCAACGAACGCATCCGCAAAGGCCAGGCGGTTGTGCTCACTGCAGAAGAAGTCAGCCAAATGGCCCAGGAGCAAGGCGTAGCCGCCGTGGCCCGCAAGGTTGACGTCGTCACCACCGGCACCTTTGGCCCTATGTGCTCCTCCGGCGCATTTTTGAATTTCGGCCACAGCGAACCGCCCATCCGCATGAAGCGCGTCTGGCTTAACGATGTCCCGGCTTATGCAGGCGTTGCCGCCGTGGACGCCTATATCGGCGCTACAGAAGTGTCCGACAACGACGAGCACTACGGCGGCGCCCATGTTATCGAAGACCTCATCGCCGGCAAAAAAGTGCATCTGCGAGCTACATCTCCCGGCACAGACTGCTATCCCCGGCGCAGTATCGACACCTGGATCTCCAAAGACGACTTAAACGAGTGCTTTCTCTTTAATCCCCGCAACGCTTACCAGAATTATGGCGCCGCCACCAATACATCCGAGCGCATTCTCTATACCTATATGGGCATGCTGCTGCCTCGCTGCGGCAACGTCACGTATTCCACCGCCGGCGAACTTAGTCCGCTGCTCAATGATCCCTACCTACGCACCATCGGCTTAGGGACGCGCATCTTTTTGGGCGGCACTGAAGGCTACATCGCCTGGAACGGCACACAGCACAACCCCTCGCGTCCCCGCAATTCCTGTGGCATCCCCACTGGCGGCGCAGCTACCTTGTCGCTTGTGGGGGACCTGAAAGCCATGAGCCCCGAATTCATCCGCGCCGCGGTCTTTGAAAAATACGGCATCAGCCTCTCCGTAGGCGTCGGCATTCCCATTCCGGTGCTGGACGAAGACGTAGCCAGGGCGGTTTCGGTTACCAACGCCGACATTGAAACCTCGCTTTTTGATTACAGCGTACCGTCGCGCAACCGCCCCTCTTTAGGCGTCTACAATTACGAGCAGTTGCGCAGCGGCAGCATCACCTTCAAGGGCCGCACTTTGCGTACAGCGCCCATGTCCAGCCTGCCCAAAGCGCGGCAAATTGCCGGACGGCTCAAGGAGTGGATTACCGCCGGGTGTTTTGAAGTCAGCCGCCCGGTAGCGCCGCTGCCGGAAACAGCCAAACTGAACAGCCTGGAAATCCGCAAGGAGGGTGAATAA
- a CDS encoding NIL domain-containing protein, producing MPATERILLNFTAESYDKAIAYHLVKDFELKINILRAEVTPGEEGHLLLDLEGEEAQIASALEFLTSEGIETTSVRRQIRVDTDRCTHCGSCTAVCFSKALVLEQPSWELAFRPEKCIACGLCLQACPMRAIRQGVIAPAAQETPEA from the coding sequence ATGCCGGCCACCGAACGAATTTTGCTTAATTTCACTGCTGAGTCGTATGACAAAGCCATTGCCTACCATTTGGTCAAAGATTTCGAGCTAAAAATCAACATTCTCCGCGCTGAAGTCACCCCCGGCGAAGAGGGTCATCTACTGCTGGATCTGGAGGGCGAAGAGGCGCAAATCGCCTCCGCCCTAGAATTTCTTACGTCCGAAGGCATTGAAACCACCTCGGTACGCCGCCAGATTCGCGTAGATACTGACCGCTGCACCCATTGCGGCTCCTGCACGGCAGTCTGCTTCTCCAAGGCGCTAGTCTTAGAACAGCCTTCTTGGGAACTAGCCTTCCGCCCTGAAAAATGCATTGCCTGCGGCCTCTGCCTACAAGCCTGTCCCATGCGGGCCATTCGCCAGGGGGTTATCGCTCCGGCAGCGCAAGAAACACCGGAAGCATGA
- a CDS encoding cache domain-containing protein, with product MGIRIKLTLTFSLLLTISLLLASFVEYQFARQQLLLNLQKESNAVTQAEVARLDFWLQRKALALEQTASLLPLLSRSPENLQPLLARQMSLDSDITDIYFGTEDGAMIDGSKWQPPASYDPRQRPWYRQALLSSGLVFSDPYLDLVTNQYAISIAKQIRLDNQELAGVLSQDVPLLRFLERIRHIQPFTGGYAFLLDQNGIILAHPDPTLQSLDINQAEPMRSLPSQMRSDLLQQSEGFLEYTFQSEERLAYFGKLPSTGWTLVITLPRSYLDEPLQELLLRYLLLTCLAQVLTLFFIHRLANQFIQPLEALTNQARQVSGSVQRLQDRLDAGENPAQLSDWAQDLPLPKPAKTENRPKKP from the coding sequence ATGGGCATTCGCATCAAGCTAACCCTCACGTTTTCCCTACTCCTTACAATCAGCTTGCTATTAGCCAGTTTTGTAGAATACCAGTTTGCCCGCCAACAATTGCTGCTGAACCTGCAAAAGGAAAGCAACGCCGTTACCCAAGCAGAAGTAGCCCGCCTTGATTTCTGGCTGCAGCGCAAAGCCTTAGCCTTAGAGCAAACCGCTAGCCTATTGCCACTTCTTTCGCGTTCGCCGGAAAACCTGCAGCCACTATTGGCGCGTCAAATGAGTCTAGACTCTGACATCACCGATATCTATTTTGGCACGGAAGATGGCGCAATGATTGATGGCTCTAAGTGGCAGCCGCCGGCAAGCTACGATCCCCGGCAACGCCCCTGGTATCGCCAAGCACTTTTATCGTCCGGCCTGGTCTTCAGTGATCCTTATCTGGATTTGGTTACCAACCAATACGCCATTTCCATTGCCAAACAAATTCGCCTTGATAATCAAGAGCTGGCTGGCGTACTCAGCCAAGATGTCCCCCTACTACGCTTTTTGGAACGCATTCGTCATATTCAGCCTTTTACCGGCGGCTATGCATTTTTACTGGATCAAAACGGCATTATTCTAGCGCATCCAGACCCTACCTTGCAGTCGCTGGATATCAACCAAGCGGAACCCATGCGTTCGCTGCCGTCGCAAATGCGTAGCGACTTGCTGCAACAAAGCGAAGGCTTTCTTGAATACACCTTCCAAAGCGAAGAACGCCTGGCCTATTTCGGCAAGCTCCCCAGCACAGGCTGGACTTTGGTTATTACTTTGCCGCGGAGCTATCTTGACGAGCCGTTGCAAGAACTCTTGCTGCGCTATCTCCTTTTAACTTGCCTGGCTCAAGTTTTAACTCTCTTTTTCATTCACCGTCTGGCCAATCAATTTATTCAACCCTTGGAAGCGCTCACCAATCAAGCTCGCCAAGTTTCTGGCAGCGTACAGCGTTTGCAAGACCGCCTAGACGCCGGTGAAAATCCGGCCCAGCTATCCGACTGGGCACAAGATCTCCCCCTCCCCAAGCCGGCCAAGACGGAAAATCGTCCTAAAAAGCCTTGA
- a CDS encoding alkaline phosphatase: MNDRFSCKTVSLALALFLWLPALVWAAPVKNVIVLMTDGTGTTHTTLTRWYLGGQLLPQDPYIVGAVRTYGADSIITDSAPAASAFATGHKTDDKFISVLPPKSTIPGVEATPLARQYKPVATILEGAKLQGKAVGLVATSNIQHASPAAFSAHWPDRSNYEEIGKQQVYLDIDVVLSGGSQYLLPSTAGGSRKDGANLFDVLKQRGYAIAATSKEMQIAKSPRLWGLFASNDLDYDMDRTTLHPEQPSLAEMTAKAIETLSQNPKGFFLFVEASKVDWASHANDPIGVISDSIAYAKAIRTALDFAQKDGQTLVLCFADHSNGGLAIGSKKSDKGYDHMPYENLVAPLRRATLTAEGVATLLNGDRSTASLREYIQRYYGVDDLSDEEITRLQQAPGIRFNTVLGHLLSERSILAWTTTGHTGEDVMLYAYGPNKPSGLIDNTRLATLCAESMGFSLEEVDQRLYVEATSLFAPLGAAISLETNETPDPTLVIRRGAKEARLPCSTDLLLYDGKTFQLDGITVYAPNTGRTYVSRQAAKILEKQGF; this comes from the coding sequence ATGAATGATCGTTTTTCCTGCAAGACCGTTTCACTCGCTCTTGCCCTTTTCTTATGGCTGCCCGCTTTGGTCTGGGCAGCGCCGGTCAAAAATGTCATTGTCCTTATGACGGACGGCACAGGCACCACCCACACTACCCTCACCCGTTGGTACCTAGGTGGTCAACTTCTACCCCAGGACCCGTATATAGTCGGAGCCGTGCGCACCTATGGCGCCGATTCGATTATTACCGATTCGGCCCCGGCCGCCAGCGCTTTTGCCACCGGTCATAAGACCGATGACAAGTTCATCAGCGTACTGCCTCCTAAAAGCACGATTCCCGGCGTAGAAGCGACGCCGCTAGCCAGGCAGTATAAACCGGTAGCCACTATTTTGGAAGGCGCCAAGCTGCAAGGCAAAGCCGTCGGCCTTGTAGCTACTTCCAACATCCAGCACGCCAGTCCTGCCGCTTTTTCGGCGCACTGGCCGGATCGCAGCAATTACGAAGAAATCGGCAAACAGCAAGTTTATTTGGATATTGACGTCGTCCTCTCCGGCGGCAGCCAATATCTACTGCCCTCAACCGCTGGCGGCAGCCGCAAAGACGGCGCCAACCTGTTTGATGTGTTGAAACAACGCGGCTACGCCATTGCTGCCACTAGTAAGGAAATGCAAATCGCCAAAAGCCCTCGTCTTTGGGGCCTTTTTGCGTCGAATGATTTGGACTACGATATGGACCGCACGACCTTGCATCCAGAACAGCCATCGTTAGCGGAAATGACTGCCAAAGCCATTGAAACACTGTCCCAAAACCCTAAAGGCTTTTTCCTTTTCGTGGAAGCCAGCAAGGTGGACTGGGCCTCCCATGCCAATGATCCCATCGGCGTCATCAGCGACTCCATTGCTTACGCTAAAGCCATCCGTACGGCGTTAGACTTTGCCCAAAAAGACGGCCAAACCCTGGTGCTCTGCTTTGCCGACCACAGCAACGGCGGTCTTGCCATCGGCAGCAAGAAAAGCGACAAAGGCTATGATCACATGCCCTATGAAAACCTTGTCGCCCCTCTGCGCCGCGCCACACTGACCGCCGAAGGAGTCGCTACACTGCTTAACGGTGACCGCTCCACCGCTTCCTTGCGCGAATACATTCAACGCTACTACGGCGTAGATGATTTAAGCGATGAAGAAATCACTCGCCTGCAGCAGGCTCCTGGCATCCGTTTCAATACGGTGCTAGGACACCTTCTCAGCGAACGCTCTATCTTGGCCTGGACCACAACTGGCCATACCGGCGAAGATGTCATGCTCTACGCCTACGGCCCTAACAAACCAAGCGGCCTTATTGACAATACTCGCTTGGCCACGTTATGCGCCGAAAGCATGGGCTTCAGCTTGGAGGAAGTCGATCAACGCCTCTATGTAGAAGCGACTTCTCTCTTTGCCCCTTTAGGCGCTGCGATTTCTCTGGAAACCAACGAAACGCCCGATCCCACCTTGGTGATCCGCCGCGGCGCTAAAGAAGCACGACTGCCCTGCAGCACCGACTTGCTGCTTTACGACGGCAAAACCTTCCAACTCGACGGTATCACCGTCTATGCACCTAACACCGGCCGCACCTATGTCAGCCGCCAAGCTGCGAAAATCCTGGAGAAGCAAGGGTTTTAA
- a CDS encoding MgtC/SapB family protein: MIIDDVTATLRLVLSLVLAGVIGYERSYFHKAAGLRTHILVSLGSCLIMILSMNLYGGVEGKTNADPARLAAQVVSGIGFLGAGTIMKEGATIKGLTTAASLWVVACVGLAVGSGYYLGAIVTTVLSVVTLTWLYRVESHRATGPSEAVLVIHSLDKPGQIGKVASCLSSAGLTVTDMRLEKGDKGHTTFFVAIKSPDPSVTKTALKDLSQLEGITEAQLAE; encoded by the coding sequence ATGATCATTGATGACGTAACCGCCACGCTGCGCTTAGTCCTCTCCTTGGTGCTAGCTGGTGTCATCGGCTACGAGCGCAGCTACTTCCATAAAGCAGCCGGCTTGCGCACGCATATTCTTGTCTCTCTCGGCTCTTGCTTAATTATGATTTTATCTATGAATCTTTACGGCGGCGTTGAAGGCAAAACCAATGCCGACCCCGCCCGCCTGGCTGCACAAGTAGTCAGCGGCATCGGCTTTCTCGGCGCCGGCACTATCATGAAGGAAGGCGCTACCATCAAAGGTCTGACAACCGCAGCCAGCCTTTGGGTGGTGGCCTGCGTCGGCCTAGCCGTAGGCAGCGGCTACTATTTGGGCGCTATTGTCACTACCGTCCTGTCCGTGGTGACTCTGACTTGGCTGTACCGCGTTGAATCGCATCGCGCCACTGGGCCGAGCGAAGCCGTACTGGTCATTCATTCTTTGGACAAACCCGGACAAATCGGCAAAGTCGCTTCCTGTCTCAGCAGCGCTGGCTTGACCGTAACGGATATGCGTCTGGAAAAAGGCGACAAAGGCCACACAACCTTTTTTGTTGCCATCAAATCGCCGGACCCCTCCGTCACCAAGACCGCTCTTAAAGATTTGAGCCAGCTCGAAGGCATTACCGAAGCACAGCTAGCTGAGTAA
- a CDS encoding ATP-binding protein, which translates to MSKDEIGQLAEAHQVMLSGITSVISRLQQVNQSLKLSEERWQLALEGSSDGLWDWDIPTGLVFLSFRAQHLLSLEPTDTLIPLRHCLHQVIPEDRKQISLLIRRHLKGKYPLLRAEFRVATAEGPSWRLLKGDSLRTEEGCRPLRMVGSLSNIQYRKNAERQLHEANEKLESKVQERTQALAQSNQQLTQTLEHLRSAQEHVLQAEKQAALGILVSGIAHELNTPLGISITASSHAQQVLQEAQEILNAPAVSRQQLQSHFELLTQSLQLLEDNLERSADLVRLFRTVDVENSSASQWFGVKQYLYAIAYSLENELNYTPHHLSISCPDQVQLFGPPTAFSQIITNLIRNSLQHAFPNKKAGELAIEVRPSETSLELIYSDNGVGMTPEVLAKIFDPFFTTKRGQGGTGLGLYILYSLTTKSFRGSVTCQSEPGQGARFLFSFPLKEEATPLMPLQGGS; encoded by the coding sequence ATGTCCAAGGACGAAATCGGACAATTGGCGGAAGCCCACCAAGTCATGTTGTCTGGAATTACCAGCGTCATCAGCCGTTTGCAGCAAGTTAACCAAAGCTTAAAGCTCAGCGAAGAACGCTGGCAGTTGGCGCTGGAGGGCAGCAGCGACGGCCTATGGGACTGGGACATCCCCACCGGTCTTGTTTTTCTGTCGTTTCGAGCGCAGCATCTGCTGAGCTTGGAACCAACAGATACGCTTATCCCCCTGCGACATTGCCTGCATCAGGTCATCCCGGAGGATCGCAAACAGATCTCCTTATTAATTCGTCGTCATCTCAAGGGAAAATACCCTTTGCTGCGGGCTGAATTTCGTGTCGCTACCGCCGAAGGCCCTTCTTGGCGTCTTCTCAAAGGAGACAGCCTGCGCACAGAAGAAGGCTGCCGCCCTTTACGCATGGTCGGTTCGCTATCCAATATCCAATACCGCAAGAATGCCGAGCGACAGCTACATGAAGCTAATGAAAAGTTGGAAAGCAAAGTCCAAGAACGCACCCAGGCACTGGCGCAAAGCAACCAGCAGCTAACGCAGACACTGGAACATCTGCGTAGTGCGCAAGAGCATGTACTGCAGGCGGAAAAGCAGGCTGCTCTGGGCATTTTGGTCAGCGGCATCGCCCATGAGCTCAACACGCCGTTAGGCATCAGCATTACCGCGTCGTCCCATGCCCAGCAAGTGCTGCAGGAAGCCCAGGAAATTCTGAACGCGCCCGCCGTCAGCCGCCAGCAGCTCCAGAGCCACTTCGAGCTGCTGACCCAAAGCCTGCAGCTTTTAGAAGACAATCTGGAACGCAGCGCCGATTTAGTACGCCTTTTTCGCACGGTGGATGTGGAAAACAGCAGCGCCTCTCAATGGTTTGGTGTCAAGCAATACCTCTATGCCATCGCCTACAGCCTGGAAAACGAATTGAACTACACGCCGCATCACTTGTCTATCTCCTGCCCGGATCAGGTGCAGCTCTTCGGTCCCCCTACCGCCTTTTCCCAAATCATCACCAACCTCATCCGCAATTCCCTGCAGCATGCTTTTCCAAATAAAAAAGCAGGCGAACTAGCCATAGAAGTTCGCCCTTCCGAAACCTCGTTGGAACTTATCTATAGCGACAACGGCGTCGGCATGACGCCGGAGGTGCTGGCTAAAATTTTCGATCCCTTCTTCACTACCAAACGCGGTCAAGGAGGCACCGGGTTAGGCCTGTATATCTTATATTCTTTGACAACTAAAAGCTTTCGCGGCAGCGTCACCTGCCAAAGTGAACCAGGGCAAGGCGCTCGCTTTCTTTTCTCCTTCCCCCTAAAAGAAGAAGCAACACCATTGATGCCGTTGCAAGGAGGAAGCTAG